TATCTGATCTGTCTGTACAGGCAACCGCCACCAGTCAGGCTCTGGCCACGTACCCCTGCTCTTACCTACGTTCCCCGTGGATCCCCTATAACCAGGTCATATAGACAGCACATCCTCTTCAACACACCACGTCATTCCTTGGTCAACACCTGGCTTTCATCCGGGGACTCAGCTCAGTTGTGACTATATCCTAGACAGCCTGTATGTCAGAGGTAAATAGAATAGAGCAGCCATCATTCCAACCAATTGGGACCAAAACTCATTCCTAAAAATCAAATGATTTGGTTAATGAAACatgttttaaatgaatatttatgtACGTAATATATACAACCTATATACGAATGTCTttcacattgattttttttccattgttaaaACTCTTTGCTTTTGCTACCATTGCTCTCCCTTTGCTTTTGCTACCACTGCTAGGTAGGTCCCTAAATAGAAGGCAGCCTCTATAATGATAGAATAAGACTTTCAACACGTATCacacagggtgcgtctacacaagatgctaactgcacagtatcctaatgctactgagcagtagcctgcAAGGCAAAACCCGTGCTAATTTGCTATTGTGCAGtcgtattaggctactgtgcagttagcgtcactaaaaagccatgagccggtgctactgcacagtagtgccggttactgcacattgatttagttcTTGGTTATAccagtactaaacttaatgcgcagtgaTATACCAGGAGAAGCTAAAGGCAGCTTTTAGGGAAATAAAAACAGGCACTGAGTAGAGAGACAGACAAATATTTCCGGGGGATGGGGTCTTTGTAGGCATCAGTATGGCATTTGCCTTTGCTGCACTGGCAATTGCTTTAAACATTTAATTTGGAACGTGCAGTTGAGGAAAGACAACTCGGGGGCTCAAAGAAGACAATGCAGCAGAGGTCAGGGGCATGGAGCCAGGCAATGACTGCCTTTGGAAGCCTGCAGCTTTCAGCCCTTGTTATCTTGGCAATTTAATCACTCCAGTTACTGGGCTATTTATTTTGCCTTGGGTTGGAGGCTGACAATGCGGAGAGCTTTTCAGAGAAGATCAAGATCCTTCTCAGCTGGGTCCACACATAAATCTGGAGCCACTGAAGATGCTGCATTTCGCTCTCCAGCTTCCACAAGGTCCATTCAAGGCCAGTCTGGTTTTCATTGCATGCTGGCTGAAGGCATAAACTTCTTGAGTGGCATCAGACTGTTTTAATGGGAACAATTCTCCTGCTTAAAGTGAGCAACCACTCTGTATTTGCTagagctgtggttctcaaccttttttgtaccaggacccacttgtaaacatcgatggccagtcccgacccagtgcccctcactcccaacccactgccctgtgcccccagccccccagtgtgtggagcagggggtggtaTGTGTGGGAcctggggggccccaagcagcccttaaAGCCATGgcttcctacatttttctcctttaaaagagaaagttTGTTAATCCATTTCTACAGTTTGTCCTtggccctttcatatattcttgcgacccacttttcggtcacgacccacaggttaAGAAACTCTCTTCTAGAGGCCCAACTTGGGGGTATGCACCGAAAAGGGGGCTTTTGTCCCTAATTTGAAAAAAACAGCTCCAAATCAGTACCAGGCAACATCCTGATCAGGGCTGCTATGCACAAAGGCCCCTGCTATATGTTACATATATGACACTATTTACTGGTGAATCGCACAATAAACTTagctggccacacatgcaaagtaattatcataccATAAAAATGACTGTCCGGTTATAGAAAGTGCCAACCAGTGCTAAAGTTAAtgcttgaaaaaatgtaacaactctatagctggttccTATCCAGCTTCTCTTTGAACAAATAGCAGGGCCCAAACTGTGCAACCGTATGTTCCCTGAAAGTGACTATCTACCATCAATTTTATGGCTACTAACAGCCATCTGTCCACAACCAGGTCCTGAGATTATGCTCCCTGAAGGTTGATTGCTTTGCTCCTGGTTCAGTCATTCTTTTCCCCCTCAGTTGAGCCCTTTtggatggaggcagggggtgtAGTACATCACTGTACTCCATATTTGGGGGAAGCAGCATTATCTACCTTGGATAATGTAAATTAAAGCCATATGGCAAGGGGTGGGGTATCACCTAGTTGCATAATAAATATGTGCATCAGATGTTTAGCAAAAGATTAGGTAGCATTGTGGCTACAAGGGATAAGAAGATTGAGAGCTTACCTTTAGCATGATCAGCAAATGTATCTGCTTGGGAGGTCCATTTCCTCCTTGGTTTGCTGAGGCATATTAGAGCAAAAGGAATCCAAACGTAAGCATTAAAAAATGTGGAAACGGGAATATAAGAAGGTACATAACTACCCAGTTGCACCCGCAGTTCCAGTATCACACACAGCTGTGAATGCCAAATTGAGTAGTCTCACAACCAACCTTGCCACTGGTCTGCTATTTCGGCCCAGTTTCAGTCTGCACTAGAAACCCTCTTCACCTACTCACTGGACGTTGGAGACCTTTCAAATGTTGTGTCTAAATGTCCATTCGCTGCAGGTCCATCCGCTATAGCAGTGGTTTACAACCTGTTGTCCGTGGACTCTTTGGGAGTACACAGGCTATGTCgtaggggtctgtgaaagatgactatgatcgattaaaagtatgtgaatactcacgCTTACAATTCAAAGTGGTCCGCACCTCCGTTTGCAATTTCCAAAAGgggtctgcaaataaaaaaaggttgaaaaatcaCTGTGCTATAGGGAACAGACTCCATCCTTCAGGTCACCCACTTATTCTTAGCCAGAGACTCTTAATATCAACCGTTTCCCAAATTAGCTCTTACCTGTGGTGAAAGGACCGCAACGTAGGACATCACGTGCTTCAGATACGATGCTTGAGGAGCATCTCTGAAGGAAACCACTAGGATATTGTTCCTGTTCTTAAAACTCTGTCCAGAAACTCAAGTTTCCAGTTCTTCCAAAGACTCCTTATGTCACCCGTGATAAACCGCATGGTCCCTCTGTATCTTGATTCCCTATGTGCAGAATGGACATTATCATCGTTAGTCTGCCGGTCTGTTTACTGTAATGCTTCGGGGCCGAGACTGTCTTCaccatgtgcatgcacgtgtgtgtgtgtgtacacaaccTAATTGAGTGTCAAGGCTGCCTTACTATAAAGAAATACTCATCCTAACCAACAGCTATCCTCTCCCTGGTCCCCGAATACCCCAATACACTTTCCTCTTCATCACCGTCTTATGCGTCTCTGCCATGCCAGTCTCATGAGATGCAGTGTCTCACTAAAAGCCCCAGGTCTGGGAGTCAAGTGActgcatggggaaaaaataataataataataataaaaattaaaaagaatcacaggtttgtatgtttgtttgggtttttttttaatataagctCCCAGCCTTTGTGGTTGGGAACAAAAACACAGCTCCGAACCCCCTAAAGGCTCCGACTCCAAAACAGCAAATACAAAAAAGCCTGAACTCTGTTATTTCCGTCCCGTTGGGATGCGTCAGCCGTGGGATTTCAGGAGGCCTGGCTCATGATTTTTGAACACGTGGGGCTGGTCTTTGAAGCAGGGACCCCGAACGCACCGCTGTTAGGTCTGCCTGCGCATCCAGGGAGCTGGCCCGAGTCCCCTGATCATCTCGCTGGCTAATTGCCTTTATTAagccagcggttctcaacctttttggattcaCAGCGCCCCTGGAAAAAACACCGGCTTTTTGCTTATACCTGATTTTTGACAACAGCATCATCCTAGAGCAAGCCTTAACCACCTGCACGGATGGAGGCTCCCCCGCGTCTCCCGGTAGCCTGCCCCAGCGCTTCGCCACCCTCCAGgccagaaagtttctcctaacaGCAACCTCGGCCTCCCCCGCTGCAACTGGAGCGCACGGCTCCGTGTCCCGGCGTCCCAGAGCCCCGCACAGCAGCCCGGCAAGGGCAGGGGGCGCTTCCCAGGAGCCCGGGGGCTGCAGGGACGGGCGCGGGGAGGTGGATGTCTCGGCGCTCTGGCTCCTCCCCGCACCATTGATGCTCTCGGAGCTCCGCCGCTCGCATGGAGACCGGCCGAGccgccgccgggccgggccgggccgggcgggggcggGAGCGTGTGCGTGTGCGCCGCGccgggccaggggcaggcagcccgCGGTAAGGGGCGGGGAACAGCCCCCGCCAGGGActgggggtgctgggagcaggacacagccccccagcagggactggggcagggaacagcccccCCTGGCAGGGACTGGGGGTGTTGGGAGCATGAAACAGCCCCCCTGGCAGGGATTGGaagtcctgggggcagggactgggagaactGGGGCAGGAAACACCCCCCCTGGCAGGGACTGGTAGTACCCGGGGCAGGACTGGGGGTGCTAGGGCAGGAAACAGCACCCCCTAGCGGGGACTGGGGATGTTGGGAGCAGGAAACGGCCCCCCCGGCAGGGACTGGGAGTactgggggcagggactgggagaactggggcagggaacagcccccTGGCAGGGACTGGTAGTACCCGGGGCAGGACTGGGGGTGCTAGGGCAGGAAACAGCACCCCCTAGCGGGGACTGGGGATGTTGGGAGCAGGAAACAGCCccccagcagggactgggagtactgggggcagggactgggagaactGGAGCAGGAAACAGCCCCCGGCAGGGACTGGGAgtactgggggcagggaacagcccccctagcaggggctgggggcagggaagagcccccagcagggagtgggcgGTCTCCGAGGGATTTAGGGCGCTGCTGAGGCTGGGATGAGCTCCTTCAGcgcgaggcagcagcagcagcagcagctctcccgtCTCCCCAGGCGGACGCTGCAGTGCGGATGAAGCCGAGCAAGGGCAGCGCCTGGGGGGCCGCAGGCCTGCAGTGAGAGGAAGCCCACGAACTGGCCTGCAAAGACTGTCCTCTAAGGCATCCACTCATCCTCTTGCCTTTTCTCTCCCAGAACGGTCTCTTTTGCCTCCGGCAACTGGATAACTCACCCAGTGTCGGTCGCCTGGAGGTGACCGAAGCCGGCTGCTTAAAGCGCCCTGCATCGACCAGACCCAGGGGACTTCATTACTCGATGCTTCCCAGGTAACTCGGGCCCTGCTTAGCAGTAAAATCCAGCTTCAGTGCAGCCAGTCCAGTCAACAGCTGGGCCCGAGCCTGGACTGCTGACTTCCAAGATCTCACTGGATAATTGACACCTCTCCCTCCTTTGCAGAAGCAGAAACACCCAAAGCTGGTGAATTAAAATCTCCGAGCTGTTTAATGAGCCTGGATTTTGCTGAGCCCACTGTTAGGCTGTCAACCTCTGCTTCAGTAGCAATTTCTCCTTCCTGGAGAGCTGTCGCTAGCAATGCGGTGACGGGTGCATTAATCCTCAGCAAGAAGCAGCAATCTAGCGCTGTCATCGTTCTGCAGCACAGGCCTTCCCAAAGTCCTGCGGTTGCACCGACGACGGAGTCATGGTGTTTACCGTCACATACAAGAGCTGGTGCGTTACCAGTGCCCTCTATTGGGCACTATTCTGCACATGCTGATTTACATATAAACCTCATCCCAAGgagattccccttcccctccacgcACAGGAGTCCTACCCCTACATACGCCCGGGGACTAGCCGGCAAATCCATCCCCGCACACGGGAGCCGGTATTGCAGAGTGCACGACAAGCAGAGTAATGAATGGCCGGGTGCCGCTAGCTGAGAAAGCCTTATCCGAAAGCTATGCCAGGCTGCGATACAGAGACACCTCACTACttatctggcagcagcagcagcagcagctggaatccGGCCCCCCGGCTACCTATTTAAGTCGGAGCCGGAGCATGTGGTACTCACAGTACGGCAACGAAGCTATCCTGGTACGGGACAAGAACAAACTCGATGTCTCCAGAGATACCGGGCAGTCCAAGTTTTGCACAGTTATGTAACTGGGGTGGCTGAATGCCAGATAGCTGCATGCAGCGAACACATGAAGGAGCCCGCTGGAAGCCTTGGGCATGTtttcttcaaattaaaaaaaaaaaaatggtggtagCTTTAAGTGTGTTCCACTCCACTACTGCTGCCTCCCACGTGATGGGGAACAAGCTACCCAAGTCGACACAAGGGAAGAACAAGCAAATTACCTTCCCTGCAAGCAAGACTGTGTGTGCCTGGTACCCACATCCATGTGGCACTTGCATAAATATTTCCATAAGGGATGATTTATCTGAAATAGTTAGACTTAGTGCAACCCACTAGCACGGATGCATGTTTGCTGGTATAAAAGCGCTTTACACTGGCAGAGCTTTCTTTCCCTTACAGGAATAGCTTTTCCAGTATAAGCACTTGATACTAAGATAACAGCACCAGTATTAAAGAGGAAGAGGGATTGTATCCTTTTAACTCTATCATTAAGGTGGTATGAGTTGTGCGTGTAGATTGGGTCTTCATTTACTAAACCTGCAAGGATGTTTGAGAGGTTTGAATTTATTTTCCCCATTGATGCCACCCCTAGCTCAGACTTTTAATTGAGCTTGTCTAGGAGGAACGCAATCTAGTCGGGTCCTCACCTAGACTAGGTGCACGGGCATCAACACTAAGGGCCTGGGGGAAGCAAACAGATCACCCTTCTAAATGGTGATGCACCCTCAGAGCCCAAAGCTTCCTCTGGGCTTACTCCTGCCAATACAGAGGTTTTCCTTATTTCAGGAAGTTTTAGAAACTTTCAGAAAGATTGTATTAACATTGCCTTTGGTGCGATCATAGGAAGTGAGGCTGGAAGGTCCACCCCAAGCTCTTCGTTTTACTTGTTTTTATGTTTCGACTTGGCTGCCAAATCAAAATACCACTTATTCCACCCTCCTAACTGGCCCTGCACAGGGGTGCAACGCTTAGCACATACACTAGTGACTGGGGGACGGAGGTTCACATGACAGCGGAAGGCAGCCGCGTTGCGTTGTTTTCCACGTGACAGTATGTTTTCCCCCATCACTTAGCGTAATACTGTTGTGCTGTTTGTCACAGCAGATTTGGTGGTAAGGTTGATATGGCATGAGAGTTTCTGTGTGTCTGTTATATAGTGTGGACTCGCTTGTTTTAACTGCTGTTGTCATTTCCTGATGAAATAAAGTGACTGGAATgcatcactggcagcagctgttcTTTTGTTTTCCCCGTGAACTGCTTTGGTGCATTTGATtattagatatagatatatatatatagctatctatatatagagagatacatagatatatagatagatagatatattacGACTCAGTACTGGCCAAGGCCAAGTATATAGGCAGGCAAACCCAATTAGGGGCTGCATGAGCTAATGGTACACCTGTTGGCACCTTAATGTTGGGGCAAAACCCCCAGTCAGAACCAAGAGCTGCAAGCTGGCTTACGTGGGAGGGTTGGAAAGGTGTGGATGAGACTGGAGCCTTGGTGATGCTTCTGTTGCATCGCCACTGCATCTCGATTCGACAGCCCGAAGGTTTCCTGAAGAGCTTGACCTGGGATATCACGAGCCCCTTGCCGTCGCCGCTTCCCACATGAGCACGGAGGTCTGCGGTGAGGAGGTCAGTGATTCTGCTGAACCGGCTGGAAGCTGTGTGATGCCCATCACCGACCCCTCTCATAGTCTGCAGGAAGAATCATAATAGTGACACGCGGAGAAACAACTCAGAGGAAGGTACTGACATCTTCACTGCCAGCTCTTTGCATGAGAGCAGACACGAGGGACACGCGTCCTTCGAGCCATCGGCAGGCACAGAGAGCCAGGTCCTGCACCAGGGTaaggaggcagagccccactATAGTCAATGGAGCTACAACTGACATCCTCCAAAGAGCTGACCTAGTGAAATGCAACCCACTGCAATTCCACCGCTGCTCCCTAGGCACAGCAGGCCAGGGGAACATGGACTGAGCCTGTCGTTGAAGGGATGCATCAGATATGTTCTACAATCGACTGTCTGTAACTAGGACAACTTGAATCTTGTCGCTGTCACTCAGCTGGGCACTGACTGAGGTTGTCTGACAAGTGTTGGGAAGCTcccttcaggctctgggcttGTATGCCGCATTTGGACGATAGGCATCTGACACCTCCCTGCAGCAGAAAATGTTCTGTCCCATCAGTCTATAGGTTTTGTCCAGGACAGCGTGTACGGACATGCTTCAAACCTATAAGCAGGGCACGCTTTTGGGAGTCATTGTCCAAAGAAACAGCTACGGCTTTTAAAAccccctttcttttcctcaggTCCTAAGTTTATAGATGGGAATGTTCAATTTTGACCTCAGTCAAAATACTCATGGGCTTAATGTTAAGTGCTTAGACGCCCAGCTGGGTCAGAGCGCTCAGCAGCTGGCAGGATTGAGCCCTGGATGTGGCTAATGTTAGGACTTTGACAGCTTATCCCATGGCATGGGAGCAGCTCTCCTGCATCAGAAGGGAAGAGTCTACACAGGCTTCCTCCCAGAAAGCGTGTGAACTGAATAACAACCAACAATAACACACAACATTTTCCAAATAACAAGCAATTATTCAATAAAAATCAAAGGAGGAAAGGATAAGGCCTGTGtcctctttaatgtcttcaccTGCAGATGGACCAAGGTCTTTTAATCCACTGGGTGGAAATGTGGATGGGGAACAAACTCTTGCAGAACCCCACTATGCTTATTCTTATGGTATTTAAATGCCTGAAAATAAGATCTAAAGAAGTCCCACTGTGTCAAGGAAATTCATATGGCCATAGCAGAGTTACCACCAACAGGCAAACCAGGTTTAGCGGCTTTAGGTAGGTGCAAGGTTTCTAACACTGATTCTTTCAGTCACTAGATATTGATAACCCCCTTAACTGAAGGTAGGTGGCTAAAGTTACTGATGTCCCACCCTGCCACTGACTGTGCAGTTCAAAATGATCGGAGAAAAGCACTCACCTGTTTTGGGGCCAGAAGGacctctgcagccacagtccatATTACCGCATAACAGACCAGGCCAACTGATACTGCAGCTGTTGCTATTCAAAAGTGGGGCCAGCATTGGTAAAATCATCGGATGGGGTTGGGTTTGGGCTGGTTCAAAGTGGGCTGGGCACCGTTAGGCAATTTTCATTTACTCCGGGATAAAAAGTTGCATGTTCCCATTCCCTCTCATTAGTGTGTGTACCCGTGCTCCTAATGCATGTTAGATCTGTAAATGCCTGGCGGAGACCAAACCTGCAGCTTTCACGGCAATCCAGGCAGGCAAGGCTGGCCACGGGCATTGCATTGATCTCACCTTGTTATACCAAGGTGGAAACTGCCTGTGCCTTGTCTCCAGTAGGTCCCAGTGAGATAACGAACCCTATTATTTTGctattaaaaacaagcaaacattaGTTTGGGCACCGAAGACATGGCCCTGACAGTTTTAACTTGGAGAACTGTTGACTCGACTGAAGGGGGTTGCTAAAAGAGGGCCCCGAACAATTGGACTTGTGTGTGACATATGATCCTGGAGCAGGAGAGTTTGGCTCTAGTCACTGAGCAGCTTGTAGTCATTTGTGGgattggagtggggagggaggacagaAACACTGCATTGTGGGATACTTGGAGGACCAACTGGGCTCCTTGTCATAGACAAATGTGACAAGTGTACAGACATCATTCGGGAAATAACAGCACAAAGTAACACCTGACTTTTCCCAGCACGCTTTCAGCCAGTTTGGTAGTGGCTTAGTGAGCACGCATGCTTGTCCACTCACCTTTTCTAGCAGCGTAAAGGTGTTTATACCACTTTAAAAGTGCTATAAAAGTTACAGCTGTCCACAGCGTCAGGGAactagggaggggaagggaaagaaatgttTCGAGTGGTACAggccagcacttttttttttattatgaaaacaaaacaaatgcccCGGGAATGGGGTCCATGATTACCAGTAACATCAAAGATTACtttctaaccttttttttttttttttttttttttttttaattctgttgtgTCGAGGCCAGCATTTGCAATAAACAAGCTAAAACTACTTACATTGACTCGTTTTTCAGTAACTGACATTTACAGGAATATACTAGAAATGGCACTAAAAAGTTTTAAGAAAAAGAGTTACGGTAAAGTTGCATGCACATCATACagaaaagtaacatttttttaaatataaaaaaaaaaaaaaaaaggaaaaaccaacaaaaaaaccccccaaaacaaccccctccttcctcccccccctccccaaaatacAACAACAAATCTTTCTGGAATTGTTATGCCGGTAACAGGGAATAAGTTCTAAAATGGCCTGGTGTCGAGTTCTAGCTGGTGggttgttttcttaattttttttttaaaaaatggtcttTTTGAAAAGAGACTGAaaccccattttaaaaaaagcctcGTGCTGTTCTACAAGCAAAGTAACGCTGCTAGTGTCTTGAGTTCTCGCTCTACATTAATTTCCTGCAACTCAGAGCCTGCCCTAGAGAAGCACCGTTTGAGTTTTAGaacgtgttttttttttttaaaagccagtactaaaaaggttttattttttttgtcttctcccaaccctctcccccagctccaaccccacCCTTAGAAAACAtctttcctttcaaaaacaaggaaaTAATTAAAAACTGGTCTACGAGTCCCAAAAGCAGAGAAAAACTAGATTAAAATAACCGCCGTCTGATTTTTACCAAATAGAGAACATGGAAAGGGACTAAACAAATGGGTCattcatttttatatatacacacacagacccagGTGCATGTATAGATACATATACCTTTTAACAGGTCTAAAATCAGTTCTATAGTTTCACACCCTATTAGTTGCAAAGGGTAAAATCCCAGCCATACAGATGTATTAACTGGATctcctcagtaaaaaaaaattcagagttGACAGATTATTTTTCTAGATGAAGCAGGGTCTGCTGCCATGGGATCCTgatttccctctgctcccattAGACTCTTAAAGGTAGATCAAGAAATAGGATAAATTTGTGATCAATTAAAATGATGAACCAATGCCGGTCAGATAACTTTTGTCAAAAGAGGTTTTCAAAAAACCAACAACAGAAAAACCCCATTTCTCTGAAACTGGAATTTTTGGGATATTTGAATTGTTTGGATAAATTTTGTCACGGAAGACGAtccaaattacattttttttttgttgtgggAAATTGTCTATTTGCTAAATTTCAAAATCCTGTTTTGGAATTGGCTTTATTTTTCCTAGTTTTACACTATTTCATGAGGTGCGCTACTAATACTGACATGTCACGATGCAATATGATAGCTGGAATACTTTTTTATTTAGAACATATTAAAAGATACCTGCTACCCAGTACTGAATGAAACGCACCTTCCTTTCTGGAGACACTTTGATCTAGCAAATATAAGACGCACCATCACTGACATTTCATGAAATAATGCAAAAGCACGAAAAATATAAAACGTGTGCAAACGTAGGTCTGAAATGGAATTTCAAAATTTCCTAACCACCGATGTTTTGCAAG
The window above is part of the Alligator mississippiensis isolate rAllMis1 chromosome 12, rAllMis1, whole genome shotgun sequence genome. Proteins encoded here:
- the BRD3OS gene encoding putative uncharacterized protein BRD3OS produces the protein MNGRVPLAEKALSESYARLRYRDTSLLIWQQQQQQLESGPPATYLSRSRSMWYSQYGNEAILVRDKNKLDVSRDTGQSKFCTVM